A stretch of the Paramormyrops kingsleyae isolate MSU_618 chromosome 16, PKINGS_0.4, whole genome shotgun sequence genome encodes the following:
- the LOC140578683 gene encoding uncharacterized protein, with product MFKCESFIMSDAQSESPPSLKSKGKIYIEEEKTEILSLKKVTRISKGKEEEQEVVTLRKVPLAPADEIPKTSTLTEKEATREVTFTKTFEVSKTPKMAAKIPSREAKEVIEEVQIEELKEATTIDVTMVSKVHLAKIPTDEKEKGEVGLKKSVKVAEEETPKEPSLTMKKISRLPTKDTDKETVALKPFEIPAKPEIEKEKDKEEEPLASKKIEIPQKDEAVKESVSAPKKSEAVLVKEREKEKEREPSAVKRPQKDEAVKEPVAAPKKAEAVLVSKREKEEKREPLAIKKSQKEEAIKEPVTAPKKADAVLDKGRDKEGREPLALKKPLKDEAVKEPVAAPKKAEAVLDKERENDEEREPVALKRPQKDEMVKESFVTPKKTKEKNLADEKEPENVALEPIYKSPLDEKPAEVGRPSIKVKRLPTEEQKKEEIELKPFSKAPTAEVPTQKIPSESEDKEAITFKKADKVVKDKLLKEVSAQVKKTEVIPTHDKELEKITKTETPPAQKEKPLPSKAVPLKTDKVSPKDDEKTVPVKKTAHLLKGHEETDKEILLKHVEVSKPGLQLRKSPSPKVEKPVTVELTPAERRSSGDTSKILPKKVSPKDSIDSVTLKAIPKKTSPPEEKITDDTRLKTGIGKIPQRKEVSPESVQLRKIPTKQEEEVSNDEPEKQLEDEEESSGWELTPRESYGSSEDWEVTSQASEEGALETPGMKGDRRGERVTADPHH from the coding sequence atgtttaaatgtgaATCTTTTATTATGTCAGATGCACAAAGTGAATCACCGCCATCTCTTAAATCAAAAGGTAAAATTTATATAGAGGAGGAAAAAACTGAAATACTGTCCTTGAAGAAGGTAACCAGGATTTCAAAGGGCAAGGAAGAGGAACAAGAAGTTGTGACACTTAGAAAAGTGCCCCTGGCTCCAGCTGATGAAATTCCTAAGACCTCAACTTTGACAGAGAAAGAAGCTACAAGGGAAGTTACATTTACAAAGACTTTCGAGGTTTCCAAAACTCCCAAAATGGCTGCAAAAATCCCCAGTAGAGAAGCAAAGGAGGTTATTGAAGAGGTACAGATTGAGGAGCTTAAAGAAGCTACCACCATAGATGTCACAATGGTATCAAAGGTACATTTGGCTAAAATTCCTACAGATGAAAAGGAAAAAGGAGAGGTAGGTTTGAAGAAATCTGTCAAAGTTGCTGAAGAGGAAACACCAAAAGAACCTAGTTTAACTATGAAGAAAATATCACGACTTCCAACAAAGGATACAGATAAAGAGACTGTGGCCTTAAAACCATTTGAAATACCTGCGAAACCTGAAATAGAGAAGGAGAAAGACAAAGAAGAGGAACCCTTGGCTTCTAAGAAAATCGAGATACCACAAAAGGATGAAGCAGTTAAGGAATCTGTTTCTGCTCCTAAAAAGAGTGAAGCTGTTTTAGTAAAAGAGAGGGAaaaagagaaggaaagggaaCCCTCAGCCGTTAAGAGACCACAAAAAGATGAAGCTGTTAAGGAACCTGTTGCTGCTCCTAAAAAAGCTGAAGCAGTGTTAGTCTCAAAGAGGGAAAAAGAGGAGAAAAGGGAACCCTTAGCCAtcaaaaaatcacaaaaagagGAAGCCATTAAAGAACCTGTTACTGCACCTAAAAAGGCTGATGCCGTGTTAGATAAAGGGAGAGATAAAGAGGGGAGGGAACCTTTAGCCCTCAAGAAACCACTAAAGGATGAAGCTGTTAAAGAACCTGTTGCTGCTCCTAAAAAGGCAGAAGCAGTGTTAGATAAAGAGAGGGAAAACGACGAAGAAAGGGAACCTGTAGCTCTCAAGAGACCACAAAAAGATGAAATGGTTAAAGAATCATTTGTTACTCCcaaaaagacaaaagaaaaaaatctggcAGATGAAAAAGAACCAGAAAATGTTGCCCTGGAACCTATTTATAAAAGTCCATTAGATGAAAAACCAGCTGAAGTTGGTAGACCATCAATTAAAGTGAAAAGACTTCCAACAGAGGAACAGAAAAAGGAAGAAATAGAGCTGAAGCCATTTTCAAAAGCACCTACAGCTGAAGTACCTACACAAAAAATTCCTTCAGAATCAGAGGACAAGGAGGccataacatttaaaaaagcaGATAAAGTGGTTAAGGATAAGCTGTTAAAAGAAGTCAGTGCACAAGTAAAGAAAACTGAAGTAATTCCAACACACGATAAAGAACTTGAGAAGATTACGAAGACAGAAACACCTCCTGCACAAAAAGAGAAACCACTGCCTTCAAAGGCTGTTCCTTTGAAGACAGATAAGGTGAGTCCAAAGGATGATGAAAAGACAGTGCCAGTGAAGAAGACTGCACACCTACTCAAGGGACATGAGGAAACTGACAAAGAAATATTACTGAAACATGTAGAGGTGTCAAAACCAGGACTGCAACTGAGAAAGAGTCCTTCACCAAAGGTTGAAAAGCCAGTAACAGTTGAATTGACTCCTGCAGAAAGGAGGTCCAGTGGAGATACCTCTAAAATATTACCAAAAAAAGTGTCTCCTAAGGACTCCATCGATTCAGTTACTCTAAAAGCAATCCCAAAGAAAACATCACCACCAGAAGAAAAGATTACTGATGACACTAGACTTAAAACTGGGATAGGAAAGATACCACAAAGGAAAGAAGTGTCTCCAGAATCAGTGCAACTCAGGAAGATTCCTACcaaacaggaagaggaagtaTCTAATGATGAGCCAGAAAAACAgttggaggatgaggaggaaagTTCAGGATGGGAACTTACTCCTCGTGAGAGTTATGGTTCTTCAGAAGATTGGGAGGTAACCTCCCAAGCCTCCGAAGAGGGTGCGCTTGAGACTCCGGGAATGAAGGGTGACAGACGAGGTGAGAGGGTGACTGCTGATCCTCATCACTGA